In the Streptomyces cinnamoneus genome, GGGCTTCAGAACTTGTTGCGCGGGGTGATGCCCAGCGACATGCCGGACAGGCCGCGCTGACGGCCGCCCAGCTTGCCGGCGATGGCGCGCAGCGCGCTGCCCGCCGGGGACTCGGGGTCGGTCAGGACGACGGGCTTGCCCTCGTCGCCGCCCTCGCGCAGCCGGACGTCGATCGGGATCGAGCCGAGCACGGGGACGTTCGTCCCCGTGGTGCGCGTGAGGCCGTCGGCGACGAGCTGGCCGCCGCCCGTGCCGAAGACGTCGACCATCTCGTCGCAGTGCGGGCAGGGCAGCCCGGACATGTTCTCCACGACGCCGACGATCTTCTGGTGGGTCTGCACGGCGATCGAGCCCGCGCGCTCGGCGACCTCGGCGGCGGCCTGCTGGGGCGTCGTCACGACCAGGATCTCGGCGTTGGGCACGAGCTGGGCGACGGAGATCGCGATGTCGCCGGTGCCCGGCGGGAGGTCGAGGAGCAGCACGTCGAGGTCGCCCCAGTAGACGTCCGCGAGGAACTGCTGGAGGGCCCGGTGCAGCATGGGGCCGCGCCAGACCACGGGCGCGTTGCCGGGGGTGAACATGCCGATCGAGATGACCTTCACGCCGTTCGCCGACGGCGGCATGATCATGTTCTCGACCTGGGTGGGCTTGCCGTCCGCGCCCAGCATGCGCGGGACGCTGTGGCCGTAGATGTCCGCGTCGACGACGCCGACCTTCAGCCCGTCGGCCGCCATGGCGGCGGCCAGGTTGACCGTCACGGAGGACTTGCCGACGCCGCCCTTGCCGGAGGCCACCGCGTAGACCCGGGTCAGGGAGCCGGGCTTGGCGAAGGGCACCTCGCGCTCGGCCTGTCCGCCGCGCAGGGAGGCGGCCAGCTCACGGCGCTGCTCGTCGCTCATCACGTCCAGCTCGACGGAGACGCCCGTGACGCCCTCGACGCGCGAGACGGCCTCGGTCACCCGGCTGATGATCGTCTCCCGCATGGGGCAGCCGGACACCGTCAGGTAGACGGCCACCGCGACCGAACCGTCCGCCGCGATCTCCACCGATTTGACCATCCCCAGGTCGGTGATGGGTCGCTGGATCTCGGGGTCGTTGACCGTCGCGAGCGCGACGCGGATCGCGTCCTCGCCCGGCGCGGCGGTGCCGTACGTGTCGGTAGCCATAGGACTGATGGTACGGCGCGTCGTAGGGCGCGAGGAAAGCCTCTCAGCGGTCGCGTTCCTCACTCTCCTCCGGGAATACGCGGCGCTCTTCCAGCTCCTTGACCAGCTCCTGGAACTCCGAGCGGATCCAGTCGCGGGTCGCGACCTCGCCGAGGCCCATGCGCAGCCCCGCGATCTCCCGCGTCAGGTACTCGGTGTCCGCGATGGACCGCTCGTTCTGCTTGCGGTCCTGTTCGAGATTGACGCGGTCGCGGTCGTCCTGCCGGTTCTGGGCGAGCAGGATCAGCGGGGCCGCGTACGACGCCTGGAGGGAGAGCATCAGGGTCAGGAAGATGAACGGGTAGTTGTCGAACCGCAGGTGCCCGGGTGCGCTGGTGTTCCACACGACCCACAGGATGATGACGACGGTCATCCAGACGATGAACCGGCCGGTGCCCAGGAAGCGGGCGATCCGCTCCGAGGTGCGGCCGAACGCCTCCGGGTCGTACTCCGGCAGCCAGGTCCGCCGCTGTGGGCGGGGCAGGTCCAGGCGCACCCGCGGGGGCGTGTGCGCCCGCTCACGCTCACGCTCCCGCGCCTCGCTGCGGTGCTCCGCGCGCTCAGCGGCGCCCATCGGCGGCCTCCGGCAGTTCGCTCATGCCCGGGGCGCCGTAGTGCAGCTCGGTCTCGCGCCAGTCGTCGGGCAGCAGGTGGTCCAGCACGTCGTCGACGGTCACGGCGCCGAGCAGCGAGCCGCTGTCGTCCACCACGGGGGCGGAGACCATGTTGTACGTCGCCAGGTAGCTGGTCACGGCCGGCAGCGGGGTGCCGGGCGGCAGCGGCCGCAGGTCGGTGTCGGTGAGCGATCCGACGAGCGTGAACGGCGGGTCCCGCAGCAGCCGCTGGAAGTGCACGGTGCCCAGGTACTTCCCGGTCGGCGTCTCGTCCGGCGGCCGGCACACGTAGACCTGCGCGGCGAGCGCGGGGGAGAGGTCGGGGTTGCGTACGCGTGCGAGGGCGTCGGCGACGGTGGCGTCCGGGCGCAGCACGATCGGCTCGGTGGTCATCAGACCGCCCGCGGTGCGCTCCTCGTACGCCAGCAGCCGGCGGACGTCCGCGGCGTCGTCGGGCTGCATCAGGGTCAGCAGCCGCTCCTTCTCCTCCTCGGGCAGCTCGGAGAGCAGGTCGGCCGCGTCGTCGGGGTCCATGGCCTCCAGGACGTCGGCGGCGCGCTCCTCCTTCAGCTTGCCGAGGATCTCGATCTGGTCGTCCTCGGGCAGCTCCTCCAGGACGTCCGCCAGCCGGTCGTCGTCCAGCGCCGCGGCGACCTCCGCGCGGCGCTTGGGGGAGAGGTGGTGCAGGACGTTGGCCAGGTCGGCGGGGCGCAGCCGCTCGAAGGTGGCCAGCAGGTTCTCGGCGCCCTGCCCGTGCTCCTCCAGCGAGAAGCCGGTGACGGCGGACCACTCCACGGTCAGCGCCTCGCCCTTGCGGCGCAGGGCCCCGCCCTTGCCGCGCCGGACGAAGACCTTGTCGATCTCCCAGTCGCGGCGGGCCGGCAGCTGGGTGATCGACACGTCGAGGACGGTCACCTCCTCGCCCCCGTCGACGAGCTTCACCCGCCGGTCCAGCAGCTCGCCCAGGATCAGCGTCTCGGTGGGGCGCTGCTCGAAGCGCCGCATGTTCACCACGCCCGTGGTGATGACCTGCCCGGACTCCACCCCGGTCACCCGGGTCATCGGCACGAAGATCCGGCGGCGGCTGACGACCTCCACGACCAGCCCGAGCACGCGGGGCGGACGGCCGCCGAC is a window encoding:
- a CDS encoding Mrp/NBP35 family ATP-binding protein, whose product is MATDTYGTAAPGEDAIRVALATVNDPEIQRPITDLGMVKSVEIAADGSVAVAVYLTVSGCPMRETIISRVTEAVSRVEGVTGVSVELDVMSDEQRRELAASLRGGQAEREVPFAKPGSLTRVYAVASGKGGVGKSSVTVNLAAAMAADGLKVGVVDADIYGHSVPRMLGADGKPTQVENMIMPPSANGVKVISIGMFTPGNAPVVWRGPMLHRALQQFLADVYWGDLDVLLLDLPPGTGDIAISVAQLVPNAEILVVTTPQQAAAEVAERAGSIAVQTHQKIVGVVENMSGLPCPHCDEMVDVFGTGGGQLVADGLTRTTGTNVPVLGSIPIDVRLREGGDEGKPVVLTDPESPAGSALRAIAGKLGGRQRGLSGMSLGITPRNKF
- a CDS encoding DUF1003 domain-containing protein — protein: MGAAERAEHRSEARERERERAHTPPRVRLDLPRPQRRTWLPEYDPEAFGRTSERIARFLGTGRFIVWMTVVIILWVVWNTSAPGHLRFDNYPFIFLTLMLSLQASYAAPLILLAQNRQDDRDRVNLEQDRKQNERSIADTEYLTREIAGLRMGLGEVATRDWIRSEFQELVKELEERRVFPEESEERDR
- a CDS encoding magnesium transporter MgtE N-terminal domain-containing protein; the protein is MAAGAARVFVSHLSGVAVFDPNGDQVGRVRDVVAMLRVGGRPPRVLGLVVEVVSRRRIFVPMTRVTGVESGQVITTGVVNMRRFEQRPTETLILGELLDRRVKLVDGGEEVTVLDVSITQLPARRDWEIDKVFVRRGKGGALRRKGEALTVEWSAVTGFSLEEHGQGAENLLATFERLRPADLANVLHHLSPKRRAEVAAALDDDRLADVLEELPEDDQIEILGKLKEERAADVLEAMDPDDAADLLSELPEEEKERLLTLMQPDDAADVRRLLAYEERTAGGLMTTEPIVLRPDATVADALARVRNPDLSPALAAQVYVCRPPDETPTGKYLGTVHFQRLLRDPPFTLVGSLTDTDLRPLPPGTPLPAVTSYLATYNMVSAPVVDDSGSLLGAVTVDDVLDHLLPDDWRETELHYGAPGMSELPEAADGRR